Within Dysgonomonas sp. HDW5A, the genomic segment AACAATGTCATCCTTAATAACGAGGTTGGGCAGCCTAATACTTTTTGGGTATTGATGCTCCTGATTCGCAGAGGAGCTAAAGAAGCATTAAAGTTCATGAAATTAATAGCCGCAATTGCTATAATAAGAATAGCTATGGCTACAATCAGTTTGGTAATTTCCTCATTCCCGCTTTTAGTAATATTACCATCTTGAGTCTCATTTAGAAAATAAATATCGGTCAAAGGTGTTAAAGCCATGCTCTCTTTTATATCATTATAACCTTCTACATTTATTTTCGAGAAGTCGAAATTCGTATTAAAGTTTTCACAAACAGTCTGTACCGAACTTTTATCATCAAGAAGCAGGTAGCATAAATAGTTACTCGAATACCAATTCGACATGTCATAATTATCATCTATTGCTGTGAAAATTACATTTTTGATTTGTGTATTCTCCGGAACGTCTTTATAGACTGCACCAATAACAAAATCAAGGCGGTCTTTACTCCATATCGGTTCTTCGCAATGTAGCGATTTGCCTACAGCCGATTCCTCTCCAAACAATGTACGAGCCAGACTCTGTGGTATAATAACACTTTCGGGTTTCTTGAGGCAATCTTTTTCCCCTTCTATAACTATGAAGTCAAAAACATCAGTTATAGAGGGGCTACAAGTCATAAATTGATGGCGAAAGCCATTCTTTCCATCTTCCTTATTTACCGAGAAGTAAATTTTTCCTATATAAGGATTCAATATGGTCCCGGCTTTAATATGAGGTGAAGAATGAATAACATCTTCAATAAAGGGACGAGACAGTATAATTGAGAATTCACCATTATTGGGGAGTGTTACTCGAAAAACCTTGTCTGATGTAGAGTAACACCTGTCGAAATTACGTTCGTAATTTACCTGCATCAGAATAATAATGAAAGCAGCAAAAGCAACACTCAAGCCTAAAATATTAAAGGTTGTAGCAAGCCGAAATCGTTTTAGGGTATTGATTAAATTCTTTATTATTTTTTTCATTATTATAGTTCTCATAATTAATAGTAAGCACTTGTATCTGCTGTAATTTACATTTTGCTTTCTACTTCTGTAATAATCTGCCCGTCAAACAAGTTTATTGTACGGTGAGCAAATGAAGCATCATGCTGAGAGTGTGTTACCATAACGATTGTAGCACCTTCCTGATTAAGCTCGGTAAGCAAATCCATCACATCTTTTCCGTTCTTAGAATCCAGATTACCTGTAGGCTCATCGGCTAGAATCAACTTCGGATTTGCAATTACCGCACGGGCAATTGCCACACGTTGTTGTTGACCTCCCGATAGCTGGTTGGGAAAATGATTGGCTCTATGACTGATACTCATCTTCCGAAGCGTTTCCTCAACACGTTTTTTACGATCCGATGCTTTCACTTTTAAATAAGTTAAGGGTAACTCTACATTTTCAAAAACAGTCATCTCTTCTATCAGATTGAAGCTCTGAAATACAAATCCAATATTTCCTTTTCGAGATTGTGTACGTTCTTTTTCTTTCAGGTTACCTACTTCTTTTCCATCAAGAAGGTATTGCCCGGAAGTAGGGTTATCTAGCAATCCGAGGATATTGAGCAATGTCGATTTTCCACATCCCGATGGCCCCATAATAGCAATAAATTCACCTTGGGTAACATGCATCGAAATTCCATTTAATGCAACCGTTTCGACTTCTTCGGTACGGAATACTTTTTTTAGATCTTTAATTTGTAACATAATATTGATTTTTAATTGTTTTATTTTTAACTATATCTGACGATAAAAGGTCTGCGAAATTAATCTCTTTTGAGAGTCTCTACCGGATTTCGATTTGCTGTCTGCAAACAATTTAAACATACTACAGACAATACTATTATTAAGACGCCAACTCCACACGAAATGAATAACAAAGGGGATAAAGGTGCTTTTTCCGAAAAGTCTTCCATCCATTTTGCAGCAGCAATAGACGCAGCTAATGCACCGCAAATAAGAGCAGGAATAGTAATCCACAGATTATCTTTAAGGAATAGTCTTAAAATATCAGCCAGAGTAGCCCCATTTACTTTACGTATTGCGATTTCCGACTTACGGCGATTCACCTCGTTATTAGTATAACCAATCAAACCGATAAGAGTTATTACCAAAGTAACGATGCCTCCTATGGTTATTGCATTCATAAAACGTCGCGAATTACTGTATAATTTTATCATACTGTCTCTATACAGAGAAAGCGTAATATCTTTATCCGGAAACGATCTTTTGAATACATCATACACACTCTGAATATTATCTGAGTTCAAATCCTTAAGCTTTACTATAATAGTTGAGGCCGGTTCATTTGAGTAGAAGATAACAGAGGGTCGAGTGTCTTCACTTCCTATAGAGCCTAATCGGATGTCTGGATAAACTCCTATTATACGTGATGCTCCATTCTTCTGTTGATGCTCCGAGATGAGGATTTCTTTACCAATCACACCATCCTGCCAGTTTGCCAATGCAGATATTTTATCTGCAAACTTCTTACTGATCAGGATGTCATTACCTGATACCGATTCTTCATCAAAATCCTTACCTTCAATTACCGGTATTCCCATTAGTGTCAGATAATTCTCGTCTGCGCCATACATATCTGCAACATTAAAAAGCTCTTGGTCATTATTCGGAATATATACATTATTGCCCGAGGCAAAATTGAATGGTAGATTATCGGCAGTAGCAACTATCTCGACTTGAGGGATAGTACGAAGCTCATCTATTATTTTTTGCCTTTCGTTATTATTCACTCCTTTGGTGTTGTAGTAAAGCAGACTCTCGTAATTGTAGCCCGGATTGTCATTAACCATAACATCATATTGTCGTGCTACTATAATAAGCAGTGTAACAAGGAAAGTAGTAGTCACCAGTTGAAAAAACAAAAGTGCCATTTTCCAGCCACGCTTGGTCATAGTCAGACTACGGAAGACAGAAGATACAGGAATGCGTGAAAATAAATAAGCAGGTATAATTCCTATAATCAATGAAATAATTATGCAGACAACCAGCAGGATCAAACAAGTTTGAAGAGAAAACAAGGAATAAACAGAAGCCGATAAAATATCTTCCGCCGTACTTCTAAAACAGAAAATTAGAAATAGGGAAATTATCAAAGAAATAGCCAGATGCAGCGATGTTTCTCCAAATATTAGCTTCGAGATGTCTTTCTGCTCAGCTCCGTAACATTTATATACTGCAATTACTTTTCCTCGATTTACCAGTGTTGATATCAGAATCAGAATATAATTCATAATAGACGTAAATATCAGGGCAAAGGCTATCGCCGACAATAAAAGGGTCATACGCTTCGTCTCAGGCGTATCGCTATGTAATTGTGTGAGTGGCGATAAAGTATATGAAAGTTCAACACCTGCTTTCTTTAAATCTTCCATCGGTTGGTTGCGTTCCTGCATCTTACGCATAGCAGGAGTAAGACTCGCCGGATCGGTACCGGGTATTAGTTTCACATATCCCAAATAACGGTCGTTGCCTACCCAGTTTTGAGTACCATCCCACATGAAATTTGTTATAGATGCCAGTGATATTACAAGATCATATCTTAAATGTGCATTTTCGGGTACATCTTTAAAAACACCTCCAATAGTAATTATACGTCCGGGATAATTATCGAGCTGAATAGATTGTCCTATAACATTATTGCCCATTTTTTCGGCGATAGATTCGGATACCAATCCATATAAGGGTCTCGATAGTATTTCTTTTGCATCTCCACTAACCATCGGACGAGGTAATACATCAAAGAGACAGCTGTCTGCCATAATAAATGTACCCGTGTAACGTTTTTTGTCGGGGGTAAAGAATGATGCATCCCATCCCATGTATGTCAGTCGTGTGGCAACTTCTACCCCGGGCACTTCAGCTTTCATTCCGGGAGCTATAGCACCACTTACCTGCCCAAATTCGTTTGGTTCTTCGTTCCCGACTATCGCATGCGATTGTATCTGATAGATACGATCGGCATCCGGATAGAAATCGTCGTAGCTAAGCTCAAAGAATACTTTGGATATGATGATTAACCCCACAGCCAAGCCTGTCCCCAAAGACAAGATTTTGATGAAGTTATTTTCTTTCTTCTTCAATAAAGAGCGAAATATTAATTTAAAGTTATTCATAATAATTTTTCACATTAGTATTTTCAACCTTCGATTTTATTATCTCTTTTGCATTCAAAGATAGATTACTGTATCCCATGGCATTGACAGTCGCTTTTTCGGCCAGCAAGTTTTTGGATTGTAATGTACTGCCTGCACCTACAGCACAATCGTAGAATTTGGTTTCTCCTTCAATTTTAAAATTACTTCCGGCTCCTATATTGACTGAAAGGTAATCTGAATTGATTTTCAGTGTACCAAAAGATGATGCTGTAACTATAGTCAAAGAATCAGCTATTATTGGACTGGCCATTTCCAATTGACAATTGTGCAAACTCAAATAATTCAACTGATCGGTATATATTGTAATCTCACTCTTCGGTACTCTACCCGTTTGATCCAAAACTCTAATTTCGAGAATACCATCTTCAACTACTCTTTCTATTCCAACTGAGTCATCAAGGTGAATAGAAGGTGTTTCAGAAGGTGTAAGGTTTACTTTAAACCCTGATAAACTGAGCTGTCTAAAGCTACTCTGTGCTTGAGTCATGATGAGACTGAGAATAATCAGAATCAGTGTAAATATATTTCTCATAATCTTTGAATTGAAGGTTATTATTCGTTTTTAATCGCTTCTACCGGATTTAGTGTAGCTGCTTTCCAGCTCTGCCAGCTTACTGTTATAGCAGATATTACCAAAACAAGCATGCCTGCACTCAGGAACAGCCACCAGGGTATAGGCGCTTTGTAAGCAAACTGATCGAGCCACTGTTGTATAATATAATAAGCTATCGGAACGGCTATCACATAAGATATGAAGAGCTGTAGTAAAAGGTTTTTGTTGAGTAAGATCATTATCTCTTCAATAGTAGACCCGTTTACTTTACGTATGGCAATCTCTCTTTGCTTATATCTTGTATTGAATGACACCAAACCATATACTCCCATAATGGCAATAACAACAGTGATTATACCAAATAGACCAATCAGTTTTGCCATATTATTCTCATTTTTATATAAGTCATTTAAACGGGAATTAAGGAAAGTGAGGTTGAACTCTTCATCACTGAATTTCTTGCATGTATGCCGGATATATTCTATATTTTGAGGCATATTTTCTCCTGATACTTTAATAAAAATAAAGTCCAGCATATTGGTTCCGTTCAGAATTACAAATGCCATCGGGCGAATAGGGTTTCGTAACGACTGAAAATTGATATCACTGGCTACACCTACTATTGTTCCCTTATTGAAACATTCGAAGTCCTTGCCGATTATTGAATTGTCGAATTCGTACTTTTTCATGAACTCATTGTTAAATACAATTTGCTCTAACCCCGATGGATTCTCTTCAGAGAAATCGTTTCCTTCGATAATCTTAACCCCGAAAAATTTCAGGAAATTGGGTGTAACAGGCCAAGATGAAAAATTAACCTGCTTTCCTTCCAGACCACGTGTCCAGCCCATACCGATATATCCAGGGATAAATTGTGATGCTGTATAATCTATAATATGGCTATTTTGAGTCAACTCTTTAC encodes:
- a CDS encoding ABC transporter ATP-binding protein, whose translation is MLQIKDLKKVFRTEEVETVALNGISMHVTQGEFIAIMGPSGCGKSTLLNILGLLDNPTSGQYLLDGKEVGNLKEKERTQSRKGNIGFVFQSFNLIEEMTVFENVELPLTYLKVKASDRKKRVEETLRKMSISHRANHFPNQLSGGQQQRVAIARAVIANPKLILADEPTGNLDSKNGKDVMDLLTELNQEGATIVMVTHSQHDASFAHRTINLFDGQIITEVESKM
- a CDS encoding ABC transporter permease, whose amino-acid sequence is MNNFKLIFRSLLKKKENNFIKILSLGTGLAVGLIIISKVFFELSYDDFYPDADRIYQIQSHAIVGNEEPNEFGQVSGAIAPGMKAEVPGVEVATRLTYMGWDASFFTPDKKRYTGTFIMADSCLFDVLPRPMVSGDAKEILSRPLYGLVSESIAEKMGNNVIGQSIQLDNYPGRIITIGGVFKDVPENAHLRYDLVISLASITNFMWDGTQNWVGNDRYLGYVKLIPGTDPASLTPAMRKMQERNQPMEDLKKAGVELSYTLSPLTQLHSDTPETKRMTLLLSAIAFALIFTSIMNYILILISTLVNRGKVIAVYKCYGAEQKDISKLIFGETSLHLAISLIISLFLIFCFRSTAEDILSASVYSLFSLQTCLILLVVCIIISLIIGIIPAYLFSRIPVSSVFRSLTMTKRGWKMALLFFQLVTTTFLVTLLIIVARQYDVMVNDNPGYNYESLLYYNTKGVNNNERQKIIDELRTIPQVEIVATADNLPFNFASGNNVYIPNNDQELFNVADMYGADENYLTLMGIPVIEGKDFDEESVSGNDILISKKFADKISALANWQDGVIGKEILISEHQQKNGASRIIGVYPDIRLGSIGSEDTRPSVIFYSNEPASTIIVKLKDLNSDNIQSVYDVFKRSFPDKDITLSLYRDSMIKLYSNSRRFMNAITIGGIVTLVITLIGLIGYTNNEVNRRKSEIAIRKVNGATLADILRLFLKDNLWITIPALICGALAASIAAAKWMEDFSEKAPLSPLLFISCGVGVLIIVLSVVCLNCLQTANRNPVETLKRD
- a CDS encoding GIN domain-containing protein; this encodes MRNIFTLILIILSLIMTQAQSSFRQLSLSGFKVNLTPSETPSIHLDDSVGIERVVEDGILEIRVLDQTGRVPKSEITIYTDQLNYLSLHNCQLEMASPIIADSLTIVTASSFGTLKINSDYLSVNIGAGSNFKIEGETKFYDCAVGAGSTLQSKNLLAEKATVNAMGYSNLSLNAKEIIKSKVENTNVKNYYE